One window of the Macaca thibetana thibetana isolate TM-01 chromosome 13, ASM2454274v1, whole genome shotgun sequence genome contains the following:
- the LOC126934379 gene encoding LOW QUALITY PROTEIN: baculoviral IAP repeat-containing protein 8-like (The sequence of the model RefSeq protein was modified relative to this genomic sequence to represent the inferred CDS: substituted 2 bases at 2 genomic stop codons) has protein sequence MGVCLTLLWRGVPLGQMPTWESSQDPRCLGWSESPAGMFLRAGLSHLRSCLTFRQLPRFRVGESRNDPPFVASRLSRVVWASCPGVEFPEFNKSSKKSIHPSIHPYVADYEVWIITFGMWIYSVNKEQLARAGFYALGEGDKVKCFHCGGRVTDWKPSEDPWEQHAKWHPGCKYLLEQKTXEYINNIHLSYSLEECLVRTVEKTPSLTRKIDTIFHNPMVREAIXMGFSFKDIKKIMEEKIQTSGSNYKSLEFLVADPVKAQKDSTQDESSQTSLQKEISTEEQLRRLQEEKLCKICMDRNIPVIFIPCGHPVTRKQCAEAVDKCPMWYAVITFKQKNFMS, from the exons ATGGGGGTCTGCCTCACACTGCTCTGGCGAGGCGTCCCACTGGGACAAATGCCTACCTGGGAGAGCTCTCAGGATCCGCGTTGCTTGGGCTGGTCGGAGTCCCCTGCAGGGATGTTCCTCAGGGCAGGTTTAAGCCACCTAAGGAGCTGCCTCACCTTCCGCCAATTGCCTCGCTTCCGGGTCGGGGAatcaagaaat GACCCTCCCTTTGTAGCAAGCAGATTGTCGCGGGTAGTTTGGGCCAGCTGTCCTGGCGTGGAATTTCCCGAATTcaacaaatcctccaagaaatccatccatccatccatccatccatacgtGGCAGATTATGAAGTATGGATCATTACTTTTGGGATGTGGATATATTCAGTGAACAAGGAGCAGCTTGCAAGAGCTGGATTTTATGCTTTAGGTGAAGGTGATAAAGTAAAGTGCTTTCACTGTGGAGGGCGGGTAACTGATTGGAAGCCCAGCGAAGACCCTTGGGAACAACATGCTAAATGGCATCCAGGGTGTAAATATCTGCTAGAACAGAAGACATgagaatatataaacaatattcaTTTATCCTATTCACTTGAGGAGTGTCTGGTAAGAACTGTTGAAAAAACACCATCACTAACTAGAAAAATTGATACCATCTTCCATAATCCTATGGTACGAGAAGCTATATGAATGGGGTTCAGTTTCAAggacattaagaaaataatggagGAAAAAATTCAGACATCTGGGAGCAACTATAAATCACTTGAGTTTCTGGTTGCAGATCCAGTGAAGGCTCAGAAAGATAGTACACAAGATGAATCAAGTCAGACTTCATTGCAGAAAGAGATTAGTACTGAAGAGCAGCTAAGGCGCCTGCAAGAGGAGAAGCTTTGCAAAATCTGTATGGATAGAAATATTCCTGTCATTTTTATTCCTTGTGGACATCCAGTCACTCGTAAACAATGTGCTGAAGCGGTTGACAAATGTCCCATGTGGTACGCCGTCATTACGTTCAAGCAAAAAAATTTTATGTCTTAA